The Thermodesulfobacterium sp. TA1 sequence TCTATTTTTGTAGAAAATAAACCTGGTAAGCTTGAAAAAATAACCAAACTACTGGCAGAAGCCCAGATAAACATTCTTGGTTTTTCTATCACCGATGCCAGAGATTTTGGGATTATAAAGTTTTTGGTAGATAAACCTCAAGAGGCTTACGAACTTTTTAAAAACCATGGCTTTGTGGTAGCTTTAAATCCTGCGTTAGGTATAGAGATGAAAGACCAGCCAGGCGGGCTTTATGAAGTAGTAAAGTTTATCTCGTCTAAAGGAATAAATATAGAAAACGCCTTGGTATATGTGGCAGAAAGTAGAGAAAAAGCTTATTTTATCTTTGAGGTAGAAGACTTTGAGGAGGCCCTGAAGAAATTAAAAGATAATGGGTTTAATCTTTTAAAATTAGTTTAAGAAAAAGTCCTTTAAAGGAGGTAAGGTAATGTTTTGGGATCAACGGTTAGAGTGTATGGGAAGGGAAGAATTAAGAGAAATTCAACTTCAAAGACTTAAAGAGGTGGTAAAGAGGGTTTATGAGCGGGTTCCTTTTTACCGTAAAAAGTTTGACGAAGCTGGGATCAAACCAGAAGATATAAGGACTTTGGAAGACATAAAGTATATTCCTTTTACCAGCAAAACAGACATGAGAGAGGCTTATCCTTTTGGTTTGTTTGCTGTCCCCCTTTCTGAGGTGGTTGAAATCCATACGTCAAGTGGTACCACTGGAAAACCGGTAGTAGCAGGATATACGGTTAAAGACTTAACCCTTTGGGCTGAGGTGATGGCTCGGTCTCTTGCTATGATAGGAGTTACTAAAGATGATGTCGTGCAGATAGCCTATGGATATGGGCTCTTTACCGGAGGTTTAGGGTTTCACTATGGTGCTCAGAAGATTGGGGCAACGGTGGTTCCTGCTTCAGCTGGTAACACCAGACGGCAAATAGAGTTGATGAAAGATTTTGGGACCACTTTTATAGCCTGCACCCCTTCTTATGCGCTTTACTTGGCTGAATATGCTAAGGAAGAGATGGGTATAGACCTTTCAACCTTAAAATTAAGGTTAGGAAGTTTTGGGGCTGAAATGTGGACAGAGGAAATGAGAAAAGAGATAGAAAACAGAATGGGTGTTAAAGCTTATAATGTTTATGGATTAACCGAGATCATCGGCCCAGGGGTAGCCCATGAGTGTCCTGCTCAGCAAGGGCTTCACGTGTGGGAAGACCATTTTTATCCAGAAATCATAGACCCTGAGACC is a genomic window containing:
- a CDS encoding ACT domain-containing protein, whose protein sequence is MYKVEIISIFVENKPGKLEKITKLLAEAQINILGFSITDARDFGIIKFLVDKPQEAYELFKNHGFVVALNPALGIEMKDQPGGLYEVVKFISSKGINIENALVYVAESREKAYFIFEVEDFEEALKKLKDNGFNLLKLV
- a CDS encoding phenylacetate--CoA ligase family protein; this translates as MFWDQRLECMGREELREIQLQRLKEVVKRVYERVPFYRKKFDEAGIKPEDIRTLEDIKYIPFTSKTDMREAYPFGLFAVPLSEVVEIHTSSGTTGKPVVAGYTVKDLTLWAEVMARSLAMIGVTKDDVVQIAYGYGLFTGGLGFHYGAQKIGATVVPASAGNTRRQIELMKDFGTTFIACTPSYALYLAEYAKEEMGIDLSTLKLRLGSFGAEMWTEEMRKEIENRMGVKAYNVYGLTEIIGPGVAHECPAQQGLHVWEDHFYPEIIDPETGEPLPEGTEGELVLTSLTREGMPMIRFRTRDITTLHTEKCACGRTLVRIERIKGRSDDMIKVRGVMIFPYQIEQAILEVQGVEPHYQIVLTRPHYLDEVEVQVEMSKEIFSDDVKTIENLRKRLEKRIEETVGVRVKVTLVEPKSIPRSEGKAKRIIDKRNLK